DNA sequence from the Cohnella herbarum genome:
AACCGCGTCTCCCATCGCGATATGGAGAGGTATTTTCTGCCTTTCACCAACCATGTTCTCTTTCCGAACCGGGATGACCCCGAAGCGTTCCGGCGACTAACCAAATCCAAGAATATTCAGGCCGCTCTTCATACTCGCCATATGACCCTCCCGTTCACCGTTCACTCCGTCGATGTGTTCCTCTGTCCTTTTGATACCGGCTTTCTAACTTTGCGAGTAGAAATCGATGCGGATGCCGAGCTTACTTACGGCCGGGCATTGGAATTCGCGGACCGGATGCGTCATCTGCAGGATACGAATAAGCCGGATCTTCTTACGTTCGTCGAAGCGGACGGCAATCGTTACGAGGAAATCGAAAATTTCGTTTTTCAAACGGTGGCTCCTCATGTTCTGCCGTTCTTGGATCGTTCGCAAATGGAAGAAGCGCACTTCGAGAAGCTGCCCTTTTTCGTGGACGAAAGAATGTTCGTGATCGGGTTTTGCGCATTCGCCGAAGATTGCGATATTTCGCTGCATGACCGCTATCGCGCGGGACGGCTGGACGGATTGGGCTTGGATGGCCATCCGAGGATCAGCGCGAGCCATAAGCCGTACATAGAAAAATATTGCGAGACGTTCGGATACGACCGCTGGGCTCCTAACACTTATTATTTAACCGGCGAAACCAGCTACGTCTGCCTCACCCGCGAGAAGACGGAGATTTCGAACCGATTGGCCAATCAAATGTACGGAGAGTATTACTACGGACTTCTGCTTAACCTGTTTCACCGAATCGTCTTGCTGAAGCTGTCCATCGCTTATTCCAAGGTTCAGTTGGAACGCAAGCAGGAGCATACGGAAAATCTCATTCGGGACATTACTTGTTTTTCCGCCAAGTATTATTTTGTCGAGATCGTCTCGCAGACCGAAGGACGGGAAATTTTCCACCAACTGAAGAAAGTCTATGGTAACGACGACTTGTTCGAAGACGTGAAGCAGACGTTACAAGATCTCTTCAAATATCAGGAGACCCATGCCTCCAAGCAATCCAGTTACCTGCTCACCATCCTGACCATCTATACGGTCATTAGCGGAATATACGGCATGAATCAGGTTATCGAGGATCTGGAAGGAAGCTTCGACTGGTCTTTCTTAGCCGGCTATTCGGCATTCCAATGGATTGCCTTCGGCGTCACCTTCACCGGGCTGACCGTCGCTTTCCTGCTCGTCATCGGCGTCTTGTGGAAGTGGGGGCGGGATTTCGTTCGGCGGCGCAGGAGAAAATAACAAGTAAAAACGACCCCTGACAAGGGTCGTTTCTATCGCTCAACGAGGCTGTAACGCTGTCTTCAGAACGCTCGATAAGGTTTGCTTGTTTAAGCGCCATACTGGGAAAAGAAAAGCTCGTGGGTGCAGCCGGCATGGACAGATCCTTGCCGGAAAATGTCATAGGCTTTTCATTCGAGGAGGAGTTTCAGCGGGGGCAATACTTGCGGAACGGGGATGAACGGGTATTCGAGGTATTGGACGATTTGTTCGCTTCCTTCGAGTCGGACAGCTCGAATCGAACCTACGGTTTAATGAAAATAACGACCCGGCAACTGTTGTTATCCGCCAGCAAGATTTTCTCCGCTCTTGGGCGGCACGGGATACGATGACTTGTACGACAAGCTTCATTCGTTTCAATTCCGACCGGTTAAGACAACAGTTTCGGATTTTCGTCGAGCTTTGCCTGGACCTGAATAAACTGCACATACTTACAAACCCTATAGCGGAATGGATGCAGGGCAATCGTATTAGGAATGGCTTAGTGTTCTAGGCTCACTACGTTGGTTTCAACCTAACGGAACCAGCAGCCGCTATTCTGCTCAAAAAGGTACTTTTCAAAATCTAACGGAGATGGCCGCTCTTATTTGTGTGTTTTCCAGTGAAATCATGCCTTTTGCGCGTAAATAGAGGCTACTGGTTCCGTTAAAATTCTAAAACACTTCTTATCGATAAAATAGAGGCTACGGCAGCCGTTAGAAAAATAACGCTCGTTTGTTGTCTGCTGCAAAGCCCTAAACCGGTCTAATAGCCGTTCCCCAATTCTTAATCGAGTATAATTTCCTATCCAATGAAAAAAGAAGCGGCACAGGAACCCTCTCCCATACCGCCTCTTCCCGCTTCCTCTATACGACCAGCACTTCCGCCTTATTGCCGCACCATTCGCAGTGATCGGGAGCCGTCCATGCCGAGAACGTCGTCGATTCTAGATTGACCAAGTCCGGCGCATCCTCGTATTCGTCTACGAATTTGTCGATTGCGAGCTCAACGTGCTCGCGGCATACACAATACATCGATGTTTTTCCCTTCTCGTCCGTTCGGCTATCTAGAACCTGCTTTAGCGTTCTTCCGGCTCTTCTACTTTTTCCTCTAGCTTGAGATTGATCGTCTTTTTCTTTCCGTCGCGATAATACGTTACTTTCAACGATTCCCCGATTTTTTTGGCGTTATACAAATATTTGCGAAGATCCATTGTGCTCTCGATCGGCTTATTATCCAAAGCTACGATAATGTCGTTGAATTGCAGCCCTGCATCGAGCGCGGGTCCGACGGATTCCAGTACGATGACGCCTTCCGAGACGTCTTTCGGAATGACGGGCGGTTCAACGCTGAACTCGTCGCCCTCTCCATCCCCTTCGTCCGAATCTTTGCCCGATTCCCCGTCCGAATCGTCGGCTACCGGACTGTCGAGATACAATCCCAAGTCCATCGTGTAGACGCCCATATACGGTCTGGAAACCTTGCCCTTGGCGAGTAACTCGCTCAAGATCGGCATGGCGTGATCGATCGGGATGGCGAAACCAATCCCTTCAACTCCGGTATCGGCTACCTTCATGCTATTAATGCCGACGAGCTTGCCGTTAAGGTCGACCAACGCCCCGCCGCTATTTCCTTGATTAATGGCCGCGTCCGTCTGGATGACCTCTTGTTCCCAATCGTAGTTGCCGTCTTGGTTAATCGATACCGGGATGATCCTCTTCGTCGAGGATACGATTCCTTGGGTCAAGGAATCCCCGAAGCCGAGCGGATTGCCGATGGCGATCACCATTTCTCCGACCCGAAGCTTGTCGGAATTGCCGATTTCAACGACGGTATCGATCCCTTCCGCATCCACCTGCAACACCGCGAGATCTGTAACAATATCTTTGCCGATGATCTTGGCGTCCTTCTTATCTCCGTTAACCAGTACAGCTTGGACTTTGCCGGCATCCTGGACCACATGCGCATTCGTAATGATATAGGCTTTTCCGTCTTTTTTCTGAAAAATAACGCCCGACCCCATGCTCGCATGATAAGGAAGCTCATCGGCGTCCAGCTCTTCCTCGCCCTGCATCTCCAAGGCTTCGTTCGTCATGTTGATGATACTGACAACTCCGGGGCGAACTTTCTCGGATGCAGAAATAATCCTCTCGGACGTTTCTACGAGCGATTGTCCTCCGGCGAGCGCCGGCTTAGCCTCGGACTTGGCGTCCCCCCCTCCGTTCAAGAGGACGAACAATAACACGACCAACAGGGAACTTGCTATAGAAGAAATGAGCGCAACTCGGAGCATGGAACCTTGGCGGTACCCTCCATAGGAGCGTGATTCGGATCTCGTCGCATGGCGAGAACGCCTCTTAACCCGTGTGGAGTAAAAATCATCATCGAACAAGCTCATGGTCATGCACCATCCTTCTATTAGGGGAAATCCGCTGTTCCCCAAGCCGCTGCCGGTCTTCCTACTAGAGGTTGTTCAAAAAGCCCAATTGATCACGAAGTCATTTCAAGGAGTCATTTCGACATCGAATCTTGAATTCAGCCGGGACTTCCGGTTCTCACGCAGGTTTGCCTACGCTCCGATCCTCATTCCCTAGCTTCTTTCAACCTTCTCGGTGCTGAAAACCGGACTTTTTGAACTTGCACTACTAATCATAATAACTAATTATTGATCTTCTATACTATCGACGAAAAGAATAGGAATGTTTATAAAGGTTTTGACTAGAATAGTAATAGAATGAGAGAGGACAAGCAAGTGATTTCCCCTCATAATCCATATGTAAAGAAAGGAAGGATTCCCAATGAAAACTTCGGAGATTAGCTGGCAATTCCTTGATCTCGCATCGCAGGTGTCGGATATGAAACATGACCACTACAGACAGCTTCTCGCTGTCAGTACATTAATCGAGCTTCTAGTCGAGAAGGGCCTCCTAACTCCGGACGAAATCAGGGAAAAAGCCTCGCAGATGGAAGCGGAGCTCGACAGGCAGCTCCTGCTGTAACCGGTAACTCTTCCTTGTCCATCGATGACCGAGAAGAAGTTGCCGGGTTGCTCTCCATTACTTAACGACATCCCACAAAGTCGGCCGATCGTGATACGTTTCGCAGAGCGCGAATTCATCCTTCTGGTAGAAATATCCGTTGTCTTCTAATACTGTATTCACGGTTAGTTTGGCTAAATCCATAAGGTTGTGTTCTTGGCTTAAATGGGCCAAATAAACCCTTCGCAAGCTGCCCGTCAGCAGCCTGCACAACGCTTCCCCGGCCGCTTCGTTAGAGAGATGGCCGGTATCTCCCAAGATACGCCGCTTAATATTCCACGGGTATCTCCCCATTCGCAGCATATCGACGTCGTGGTTGGATTCCAATACCATGACGTCCGAATTTTGCAGCTGACGCATCACCTTGTCGCTCACGTAACCTAGATCGGTTGCTAGACTTAGTTTCGCGCCGTCCGCTAGAAAACAATAGCCGACCGGCTCGATCGCATCATGCGATATGGCGTAAGACTCAATCCGCAGATCGGCGATTTCCATGACGCTATCGGTCGGCAAGATTTTGCGCTGCTCATCCGGAATTTCTCCGATCGTGCGGAGCATCGCGCCCCAGGTTCTCTCGTTGGCGTAGATAGGCAACCGATGTCTACGGGCGAAAGCGCCTAATCCCTTGATGTGATCGGAATGCTCGTGCGTCACGAA
Encoded proteins:
- a CDS encoding CxxH/CxxC protein codes for the protein MYCVCREHVELAIDKFVDEYEDAPDLVNLESTTFSAWTAPDHCEWCGNKAEVLVV
- a CDS encoding S1C family serine protease, which translates into the protein MTMSLFDDDFYSTRVKRRSRHATRSESRSYGGYRQGSMLRVALISSIASSLLVVLLFVLLNGGGDAKSEAKPALAGGQSLVETSERIISASEKVRPGVVSIINMTNEALEMQGEEELDADELPYHASMGSGVIFQKKDGKAYIITNAHVVQDAGKVQAVLVNGDKKDAKIIGKDIVTDLAVLQVDAEGIDTVVEIGNSDKLRVGEMVIAIGNPLGFGDSLTQGIVSSTKRIIPVSINQDGNYDWEQEVIQTDAAINQGNSGGALVDLNGKLVGINSMKVADTGVEGIGFAIPIDHAMPILSELLAKGKVSRPYMGVYTMDLGLYLDSPVADDSDGESGKDSDEGDGEGDEFSVEPPVIPKDVSEGVIVLESVGPALDAGLQFNDIIVALDNKPIESTMDLRKYLYNAKKIGESLKVTYYRDGKKKTINLKLEEKVEEPEER
- a CDS encoding MBL fold metallo-hydrolase, whose translation is MGLRFTVLSSGSTGNATVVSTDSASVLVDVGLSGKKIDELLREREIAGQDLDGIFVTHEHSDHIKGLGAFARRHRLPIYANERTWGAMLRTIGEIPDEQRKILPTDSVMEIADLRIESYAISHDAIEPVGYCFLADGAKLSLATDLGYVSDKVMRQLQNSDVMVLESNHDVDMLRMGRYPWNIKRRILGDTGHLSNEAAGEALCRLLTGSLRRVYLAHLSQEHNLMDLAKLTVNTVLEDNGYFYQKDEFALCETYHDRPTLWDVVK